In the Pectinophora gossypiella chromosome 24, ilPecGoss1.1, whole genome shotgun sequence genome, CTATTCGAAGACTCGTAGTAGAAAATCGATTGCTAAAGACTTCTTTAAGTTAGCTCTAAGATTGATGTAAGTAAAGTTAAGTCCAACatagaattatttataaaataaatgtatagtcTTTCTCATTCGGAATATCCTTAAGTTCCAAACCAAAACAAATTGTACGCTAGGTCCGCAATTAGCTGTCTTGGAATCGCAAAATAATGTTAAGACCCTTAACTCCTATTGTATCGCAGATTGTATCAGAATAAGAATACCAGTGCCTTTGacaatacatacctacctataaatagtcctttaaataatatttttgtacatttgCTAAAAAAAGcgatttcattttttaattctgTAAATATAAGTCAGTATCCTTACTATGCTCCTTAAAAACAATACGGTCTGTCTTGGTATTTATGACATGCATCGCGCAGGCGCGCTAGCATTTCGAATAAGTAGTAGTTTCTCATCGATTGTGTTTCTGGAGGCATGGTAGGGGACACAAAAATTAATGTATCAGATCCTAAGAAGGCTAGTTCGAAGTATTGCACTATGTAAGTTGACTCCTAGTATTGCCCAAAGGGCACGTGATACGACTGAAAGGAGTAaaaactaagtatttatttattcggaCCGCGAAAgaatttacaatttattatctTTGTATAAGAAACTCTATACGATATGAATAAATTGTGTACATTACaagtaaatgattatttttattatattacgatCCTATAACCCCTAACCTCTAACCTCGTAAAACCCAGacaaaatagttaataataaacaatgaagaaaaaaatatatattttacaaggTCATCAACTGGTCCTTACGTctttaaagtaataaaaacctTTACTATCACAtaataaagcacataataacataGTACAAAACAACATTACATTACACAACAcaatataattcaaattcaaaataatttttatttagtaggtaacatagttacggtTTGAATCGCCATTTTTTACATAGCGAAAATCTCACGCGCCTAAAAATACCtccataatggtgctaattcatgtaaacaccatcttattttattttaagttatacctatcattttcttatccgttgaaaaagaaagggacgggtaatcgacaggcataaaatttatggaatacacgtcaatttaaagcagaaatctaaaacaaccgtctaaaaattttgcatcggccaataacccgacagaattaagtagacagcacgtcaaacggattgcataccagcgagatgcctattttgttcgcacgggttatttattcattttaaaattaacttgttgacaatcatccgtccctttccttttcggcggataagaaaatgacgggtataacttaaaataaaattaagaggtgtctgcaggaatcgggcccaATGtagacataattataataattaaaataaaacattatattaaaaaccgTAATAGGCATGTTTGGAGTACGCGTGGCTTATATCATAGTGTCACCGGTTCGAACCCGGCGCGggttttaaaccactgaattcgattttatgagtttgaataattcttggatcatagataagctatcacgtggtttccaggatttgtgcccggttaatagcaaaaGCCTCCCCCTATTAcgtaggacttaaacatagctggcgaagagtgggtgcaGGTATATACTATAATAATAGTGACCCTGTCATGTACTTGGCTTAGGCCCGTGCATGGCAGTAAACCGGCAAAAGCCGAGGAAACCTAaggttttaaataataataataaaatatttgtttcagattctgcatccatataatgttagtaaaacaatagagacttacgaactatattagtatattaaattaaattaaatgacattactTGACCACACGGCGTATAGGTAACACGTGAGTCATAACCCAGTGTCTCCAGAATGGgaatattgataaataataataaataatttaaaattaaaaatcaataaattaaaACGAAGTGGTCCTATGCGGTATGGCGGCCTATCCACACCTTAAGAAAAGGCGAGTTCCACCGGTCCACCAACGCCCTCAGGATGCCGTTAGGGCTGTCGCGCGTCCTCGCTAGAAAGGAAGCGCATCGCTTTCTAATAATGGCTGCAaagccccccccccccactACACCACTATACTCCCCCACTATACTCCCCGACTACatcttcgggaatacaggcgtgatgctatgttatattacataaacagcctatatacgtcccactgctgggcacaggcctccactcaatcacccggagggggtatggagcatactccaccacgctcttccaatgcggattggtggaggtgtttttacggctaatagccgggaccaacggcttaacgtgccctccgaagcacggaatcatcttactttttcggacaatcaggtgattcaaggctGAAACAAAGGAccaaaccaaacaaaggacagtctcacaaagtgagttcgacaatgtccccgtcgggaatcgaacccggacctccagatcgtgagcctaacgctctaaccactacaccgcggaggctgttataatattaaaaccAGAATAAAAACAAGACAAAAAAGATAAGGAATCAATGGAAATAAGAGATAGAATAGAAGAGAGGTGGAGAGAAGAAAGAGTCACATTCTATCACAAATAGGcattcaaggctagagtgaataggcatttgctaggtaagcgtggtccaccctagaccacatcgtcaccgaccatcaggtgagattgtgatcaaacgcgagcctttgttataaaaaaaaacattttgaaagAAGTAGACGATGTGaagataatatttatgtaagtacttacttacaatagaGCAAAAGGACAGCATTCCAATATTTGAACAGCAATGCTATGAAACTCAATGTTAGAAAACAATAACATACTACCGGAAAACACGTCAAAACCTCGTTAAAacccactttttattttttttatactcacTACGCATTTACCCAAACGTACCATGAATGAAATCTTGCGTGTAAGTGGTTAAAACCATAAGATTATTGGCTAATGAAAGGAAATAATATTATCGCaaaatagaaaaacaataatagttgtttatatttatagtttGGGCGGAAATAATAGAACGGAGGATGTTATGTAAGAAACCATGGTAGCCtagtcggtagaacgcttgtctctcactttgaggtcgcaggttcgaaaccagcacagccctaaaccaatgattgtcgaatttgttttcgaattcatgtttggattataaattatcacgtactcagcggtaaaggaaaacatcgtgaggaaacccacattccagagaaatgcattttcgggggtatgtaacctaacctgtattgggctggttttccgttcgcgggttggaaggtcagacaggtagtcgcttctgtaaaaaaccggacctgtcaaatgttcagtttaggtaagcggaccttgtgagaaacgggataatgctagggagatgatgatgttatgtaaGAACACGCCGGTCACACAATGCAAAAATAtctactttgttttttttattgcaaatatccagttagattTTACGTAAGTTCCAACTTGCAtcagttctaactggatatttgcaagaagaaaaaaaagattctatgatatttttgcgTTCGCGGAAAAGATAcatattcttctctcgtgtgggttgagagatggattacaaacctcatcaaccctggtgtcagggttactattgagccgccaaaggcccctgacatgactcatgtaacgactacgtacttacatcagtaagtagtgaccgtgaccaacggcttaacgtgtcatcggatcatcttactttcagacaatcaggtgatcagcacactagggatcacaaagtaatttttgtaatatttccccaccgggattcgaacccgggacctacggatcgtgagccttacgctcaaccactggaccacggagaccgttctCCGCAGAGGACCGACTTCGGGTGTTCGAAGAACTTTACTATCCAAGTACCCAGATACAAGTGAAGAGAAATTATCCAGAACGTTCCATTACTCCAGACAGGTAAACTTATTTTAGTCTGTCCTCATTTCCGACCAGGTCTGTTGAGTGGATGCGACAAAGATAGCCTGGTGGACACGACCACAAGTTTATTTTGCACCCATTTCACCCAAATTAagtatacagggcgttagtgacatcgtaacgaatactgaggggaatgattcagaccatgattctgagttgatatcaagtggaattttccgtcgcaaaattcatgtttcttttttagtttttttttttattatttccaagtctatacttttgcgaataatgagttgaatcatccctctcagtattcgttacgatgtaacacccccgcacaagtacgtacaggtagctatacaagtagatatgggtgttagtgttaccgtaccgaatactgagggggataattcagaccatgaatctgagtcgatatcaagtggaatttcctatcgaaaaattcatgaaaactatagtactttttcaaattattttcaattccattcttttgcgacgaaatacatatttcacttgatatcaggggggattaaaatggccacttagAAGCAATTCATTATACCTcccagctcagaatcatggtctgaatcatctgtCAAACTTTttttactatgtcactaacaccatgtataatgtattaatttgaatttgttcacTATTGAAAACATAGGTTTGCGTATATTTGgaatagatacctacttagcAGATTCTGTGTACTTAATACGAAAAATGATATACCAGGACTTTGTAACTCCTCTATAAAACGGAAAGGCAAAAGTTATAATTGAAATGATTGCTCAATATATTAggttctccaaaaataatatagatggcgctatttaCATTCATCATTTATATTTAGATTCATCTAgagtaacagcctccatggtctagtggttagagcgttaggctcagaatctggaggtccgggttcgattcacgatggcgacattgtcgaaatcactttgtgagactgtcctttgtttggtaaggacttttcaggcttgaatcacctgattgtccgaaaaagtaagatgattccgtgcttcggagggcacgttaagccgttggtcccggcttttagccgtaaaaaacctccaccaacccgcattggagcagcgtggtggagtatgctccataccccctccggttgattgaggagaggcctgtgcccagcagtgggacgtatataggctgtttatgtaagtacagaGTAAAAGGAATGGtgaattagaaattattttactttgctTTTGAATATTGGTAGCGGTAATTCTTTTATAATAAGCGGtaggacatattttttttataaacatgcAGCATACGTTATTATTTGTTAGTGTTATTTCCCTATAAGAATCAAAGGCgctaaataacaataaaatacaaactttTAACTAATTTGAACTTTATTGTGTCACATAATTACAATAATGATAAATGCTGTTAATACAGTAGACATTGAAAGTATACttggaaataattataatttaggaTAACAAGGTAACTAGCTTTGCTAGAGGACACAATTTAAACAAATACAGGTAAATAGTCATCTTCAAAAGGCAGTGAATGATACAAATTATTTGTCTATTCACTCAAAAGTCAATTCAATAGTTTTAGTGAACACGGAACATTGCGCCTAAAACAAATGGTCAcacattacttaataataatttcaataataataaataatacttacatcaATTTGTGAGTTGTTGATAGAATACCTATTTGCGAGAAAATCATATTCAGCCTTTTTGGATTTTTAATTGCTGCTGAACGGAATTTACCTAACATTGAAGAATCATCAAGAGTTGCAAACTTGGAACACTTATTTTGTTTACTGAAGTTCTTTCTGAAAACGTTTTGGGATCTTGAAATAATTCacaataatttaaagtaaattcAGTTACGTTAAgttaaaacatttcaaaattgtTGCTTTCTGTATAGGAGAATGTCTTAAAGTATCTTGAGTTCTTGATGTTGAGTGTATAATTAAGTTTTAGTGATAATGCAGTACTTTTAGTACTTACACGAACATCTATCCTAAACAATATTACAGATACGTTAGAATACAGGCACGTCGGAATaggacaataaaaaataatacgaaaacatGATTACTTCTGAAATTAAAACCTAactataaataaagttatacaAATATGTCTTTAAACAAAAGTCGAAGTCGTTTTACGCGTCTGCAGTCCACGGCGATCTCGATGCGACTGACGGAACGCTCACTGTCCGAACGAGTATCCCCTGTTGTTGTCTCTTTCTGACAGGTTTACGTGTTGATGCGCAAGCGAGAGCGGAGACAGTCGGTCGGGCAGTGAGAGGGGGCTCATTCGGAGGGAGGTGGGGGCGGCATGACCTCGCCGCAACTCAGGGGGTGGGGGTGAGGTTCGAGAGACGCGAGGAGAGACGGCGGCGCTCGGAGCCTGGCTGAACTCAGTTCGTTGCTTTGCACCCAGAGCTCCAActgtaataaagaattattaatattaatcatCGAGAAGCAAAGGCTTAggctgaatctgaatctgaatctttATTTCAACGAATATCAGAAATGGCTTCcgattaggtattttattgatAAGTTGTGGCTGTTCTCCCAACTCCTAGTACCTAAAGATACGGGCGTGATTAAACTATACATGCGTTATGACTTGTGACAAGTCATGAGCACGGAACGGTGATTCATCGACGATTGCAGTGAAGTTGCAGCGCTCCGACGTTATGCGAGTTGGAGTGGGGGAAGGCTAGTCACTGCCTGTCAGCATTCAGCAACTCAGTCAGTTACGATCCGATCGCGGAAGGCGACGGAACTTGCCTCGTCGATATTTGTAGGGACTCTCATAATGTGAAGTGAGAAAGAGCCTTAGCAAGTTCCTACCTATCAAATGAACGTTGATTCCGTTTGTGTGTACCATGGGTGGTGAAGGGCATTACCAATTGTGAATACTATGATAAGACTCTGAAAGTATGAACTATAACCAGCTATCAGCCAGCGCGTCACAGGAACCAATTATAGATTCAATAGCTGTATGacatttatctacgtagatagcgttCGCTGATCTATAACGCATTTTTAAGCAGACACCGCTGAACATAATTCATAAGCACTTAAGTGAGAAATATGTGTTAGGATCACGAAAGTGGCTAAAGCGAAGGTtgctggtagggctggcagaggaagacctagaaggacgcacaatgaccaaattagggatgtccttagaaaatgtttagtacgatctactcagaaccagcgtgtgtgtgtgtgtgaaacgattgtggcaggatcgaagcaaatgaaagtCTCTGCTCTCTTCTTACCCCAGTGAGGAAtatgcgtaagtttatgtttatgtgtgtgttacCTCTTGTGGCATCTTGGCGGGCGGAGTGCGGCAGCCGCCGGCGCAGTGCAGCTGCATCAACAGCTCGGCAATTGCCGCCGCCGACGTGTCGATCACGCGCTGCCGACACACCGCCACCGCGTGCACGAACCCGCCTGGACCCACGAATTCGTGCTCCATAAACACTGTCTTGTCGTCCCAGTAAATTGCCTGGAAAACGGATTAGAATGTCAAGTGAGTTTTCAAGtattaaatcgaaaataaatgtaagtttTAAGACGCGAAATCGGTGTCAATATCGTAGTTAGTGGATTTCCGCTGTCTCTTTTTATACAGGCGAAAatggcgtgattttatgtgtgtatttttcaatgagggactcggctcccgtggtccagtggttgagcgttgtgctcacgatccagaggtcccgggttcgaatcccgatggggacaaatcacaaaaaacactttgtgatccctggtttggttaggacaatacaggctgattacctgattgcccaaaagtaaggtggtccgtgcttcgaaaggcacgttaagccgttggtcccggttattacttactgatgtaagtacgtcgtCGGAAATCGTCATGGTCGGAGAaatgagtcatttcaggggcctacggtggctcaataataaccctgacaccagggttgatggggttggtactccacctcacagcccacacgataagaagaagaatgagacTTTCCAAACTACAGTCCCCAAACACAATATATGGCGCTTTAAAAATTTGCCTTCGGTTAACCTTCAAacttcatagataacagacatgttttatctttatttttgggtataaattatgaccctttttattacccccaggcacaattacatcttccacccattattattctgatcaaaataaaaagtagcaatataggtagcaacataattctatttaagtagtctgatacaaatatcaagcaacaattattttcatatatgcttctgccattacattgtatttttttaataattatgtacccgagtaatgagaaaataggtaattatcacgtttactCTCGATCGCGctatctaattattatttttggagaacatagcctggaaagtcccttattagtATTTACACATATAAAATTAACCAATCAACAGCAAGTTCTTCAACTTTCTAACACTATCTATTGGTTGAAGCGttgaaatgatgatgaatatgtttTCTTTGTACACAAGTCCCTTATTGCCTTACTttataatatcagttctcagacagttaatcccatgcattcatatcttctaaataatcactaactttataataaccttttttgtaacagttgaaaggcaaattctgaatgtcaatgggaatcttattctAAAAACGTACAcaattgccccttaaaagatttagtaaccttatgtaatcgactgacttgtaaagcaagtttatttttattccgggtattaacaatttgccgatcgctattttttgcaaataatcctatatgtttttttacatatattaagttttcaaagatatattgtgatgccaaagttaaaatactaatttctttaaatttatttctaagtgacgtcttgggtcccaatttgtaaatcgcccgaatggctcgcttttgcagaacaaaaatgctgttcacatctgcagcatgaccccacagcaagatgccgtacgacattagactgtggaagtaggcaaaataaactaatcgcgcggtttctacatcggttattaaacgaatttttttgaccgcgaatgctgctgagctgagccttttggacaacttatcaatatgaggactccttATTTTtatggaacgtagcctgaaaagtccttcgtTATTATGTCGCAAGTTGACTCCGGTGTCGAGATTCGGGTAATTACCACCTTAATTTTCATTATCAATCAACCCGCATCATCCCACCTAGGTAATTTGACAGAACGAAACATAGTTCTAACTCGCTTCTTGTACTTATTGTTGGTGAAGGACAGCACTAGTTTAAGAACTGTCACACGAAAATAAGATCAAGTTTGTAATAATAGGCACCAGTTAGCCAGTGTGTGAATGATGGGTGTTCCGACAAATAATACTGAATTGAGGGTAGTGACACTAAAAACATCTTCATCGTAACAATCACTGGGCTCGCCAGTCATGCTGTGTACAGGGTGGCTGGCACGCCATCAAAACGTAGgggaaaaataaatacaaggtaagtacctattttttcccatttatatatacttaaataagcgTAAGGTGGTTTGGTATACAAAGGACTCATTCGCAAATGGACCTGCATTAGATTTTGGGTTCTTTCCCAAAATGCCCTATTCATAGAATACCCTATTCGTAGAACGCCCTATTTGTAGAATACCCTATCCGTGAAATACCTACCCTATTCCCGAAATTCCAAacatcactcactcactgactgactcggtcatcacgaaatctcgaaaactacaagtgctaggagtTTAAAATTTTTGGGGTTCCATTTATGACGTATGTGCTCACTGAGATGGCATTTTGCGAAATTCGACCCCTACAGGggtaaaaaggggtggcaaagttCTGTCACGCGAAAGAAGTCGCGGATAACCGCGGATAACTTTAGAATTTCAAACTCATCTTCGACCCCTAACTACACAACTACAGGTGCTAGGAGTTTAAAATTTAGCATGGGTGTTCCTTTTAGAACGTAGCCTAGTAATCACTTCGACGGCATTTTGCGAAATTCGacccctaagggggtaaaaatGTGTGGCAAAGTTCTGTAACGCGAAAGAAGTCACGGATAACCGCGGGTAACTTAAGAATTTCAAACTCACCTTGGAAGTTATAGTGAACTTGGTAAACGGCTTCAGGTAACGTCTGTAGCGGATGGTCGACGCGGCTTGTACGACGGCGCCGCCTGCCGCCTTGATGTTGGCGTACAAGCCTGTTCGCTCGTAGAAGTCTGCCCGGGCGAAGTCCAGCTCGCGGAGGTAACGGGCGTTGTTCATGTGGTAAAGTAATGTGTCAATGTCGTTGAGGAGGCACCATGCTGGAACAGGGATTTAGATTGCTGTTAAGAAAgccgtattaaaaaaaacaaatggggTATGGAGCGCGTGAAGTCAAGCATAGGCGGAAGACAATTTTGCCGCCCTTTTATTTAGATGTTTCAATTGAATGTATactatacattacatacattaattCTAGAGAAGTTTTCGGCTAGAACAGTCATGACTATTTTGCATTATATAGGTTAAAttctgaggagctcgatggcgcagcggttatcgcgttcggtctgcgattgttgaagtaaagcaactttcgcaaaggccggtcataggatgggtgaccacaaaaaaaaagttttcatctcgagctccttcgtgcttcggaaggcacgttaagccgttggtcccggctgcattagcagtcgttaataaccatcaattcgcactgggcccgcgtgatggtttaaggcccgatctccctatccatccatagggaagtcccgtgccccagcagtgggaacctctgtggtttaacggcatcattcaaaccatgtatttagattaaggatataaagaaaataaatcaaaaaaaaaacgttaatgggctgatgatgatgatgatgaggttaaatttaaaaaatcagtcGAGCCTTTTTTATGGTATGTCGTGACAACGGAAAACGggtttaatttacataatatgtataataatatatattatagattgtgaaattttgccgccccctaaaaagTGCCGCCCGGGGCGGGCCGCCCCTGCCGCCCCCACTATGCTACGCCGCTGCCTGGTAGATCGTAtaccaaacgtcgaaattcggcaGCGCACTCAAGTCGAAGATGTAGATATACGAGTTGCTAGGCTTACGTGGAGATGGCCAGGACACTTGGAACATATctaggcagaccaccagcccgatggtcggatgacattgtgagatACGCAGGAAAGCAATGGACTGCACAGGAGTCGAAAAGATGGCGTGGAAGGGAGGAAgcttatacccagcagtgggtgaagacaggctgagtagatagatagatagaaaataaACGTTAAAATGTTTGAATGTctctacttaaatataaaaatcaatagCTGTTCGATTATCTCGCTAAAACTCTAGAAGCTGATTTTGGTTTTGCGATGTTGATTTAAACGGTGAAAAATTAGGATGAGTGATTCAAAGTACACCGAGTCATCTAGTTAttgataaaagaaaatgtaatattttgttgttCCTGCTAGCGAATAACCCACTTTGCTGTACTTACAGTCGACTTCGGTGGTCTCGAGTATGCAGGCCTTCTTGCGGAAGTATCGTGCGCGTGCGACGGTGTACATCATACGCGCGAAGTACGCCACGTCGAGGGTGCTGTACAGGAGAAGCGCGCCCGCAACCATCGCCGCGCCCCATCCGGGCACGCACACCGACCACATCGCGCCTGAGCGGGGTAGATAGGTATTTATAACAGTTACTTTAAATACTAGTCTAGTAGTACAGTAATgaataatatcatgtacccactttagaaccctgtcgcactatcatatttgtcacatgaactttttgacaaattaagttacattaaatgtcaaatatgataatgcgacagggttctaaagtgggtacatgatattgttcatgactgtacgtatgttCTTTcgtggtctaatagaaagctcggtgaagcctgagtacttagttcaccttaaGATGGATGTacagcgacagggttctaaagtgggtacatgatattgttcatgactgtacgtatgttCTTTCGTGGTCTAATAGAAAGGTCGGTGGATGTACAGTACTATGTGAAATGACTAGCCAATAATTTTGGGCTTATTTATGTTACATTATTTCTAAATTCTGAAGTATAATAAGAAATCCTACTTATCCCATAAAGACCTACTTACtacattgtataacaatattttatgtttattaaagaaCGTCAAaagccctgtgccgaagtttttcttgtagcttcttttccccggctacacaggttgtcagaagttgcagtagttttaggcgaagaCGTTAGTTATGTAAAGAATGACTAAAACTTTGTTAatgaatacatttaaaaaaataattgcataAGACTTTTGATgagattttatatattatattctattaaaGCAATGTGTACTCGTAGGTATAAGTGAGTGTACGTACTTGAATTCAATTGCCTTTTTCTTATTTCACTCTGGAAATAACGACATATGACGCTAACGTTGCGAAGCCCGATAAAATCTATTAGATGAAGTACATTTACATGCATCATTTATATAGGAAAGTACATCTACTCATCAATAATAGTTTATCGGCCAAGGCTCAGTAATCGATAAATAGGTAACTGCGCTATCATAAAGCACCTACTAAGttgcattttttattaagtgtgTATTAGTTAATTATGTCataatttattgcattcctaTTAAAGTGCCTGATATAACTTTGAGAGCAAAGTTGCACATTGCCGTcagttaaataattatttccCTAAGCTATTTGTTTTCTACAGGCGCTTTATTATTGAAAGTTAAAGAAATTCATTTCATTGCACTTTAATTACTTCAAATTACTTCACAGACAGTTTTAACACTAAAGGGCAAATGGAAAGTCGGCAACTGTGAATGTTCTCACTAATTCCGCTACTTTAAGATATGAATTAAAATATGACTAAAGCAACATTTCCAAATGGTTTTCCATTGATAATACAAGTAACTAAAGCATTTTTTAACGCATAAATGATACTAGAATTGAAAGACACTTACCACCTAGAAACCGGTAGCGTAAAGTTTAAAATCTAGTGCACCATgttgataaacttgttgaaaagACGAAAAGTCACGTCTGCGCGGCAGTGTTATACAGCTCGagtaagaaaattaaataattataataaaatccgGTAAAAATAACCTCGCGGGTCGAGTCAATGTGGATTTTTTCACGTCTGTCCCCTGACAGTGGGTGCGCGCGCAACAATCGATAGGGTTTGAGAATGACACTATGCAGTACTTTTGCGCTATTTTGGACTCTATGGATTTGGAACTATAGAGCTTTGTAGATTTGGTCTTTGTTCATAGATAATCTTAGATAACTTACTTGGAAACTTGAGAAAAGTTTAGCAATGGTTCAGCTCCGTGCTTCGGGCCAAATAAAGAGATAACATAAcaagtactttattgcacacagaggaaatataaaaaagtgaaaTAAGAGTAAGTAtaataggcggctttattgctaagtgGCAATGTCTTCCAGATATCGGGTAGCTTGGAATTTGCTACTTGCAGTTTGGAGTTTGAAATCTTCAATCTTGGTTGAGGAATTAACCCATATAGagcacagattaggtaataattACCAGGTACGTATGTTTCgtaatcttcttctctcg is a window encoding:
- the LOC126377903 gene encoding protein THEM6-like, which encodes MWSVCVPGWGAAMVAGALLLYSTLDVAYFARMMYTVARARYFRKKACILETTEVDSWCLLNDIDTLLYHMNNARYLRELDFARADFYERTGLYANIKAAGGAVVQAASTIRYRRYLKPFTKFTITSKAIYWDDKTVFMEHEFVGPGGFVHAVAVCRQRVIDTSAAAIAELLMQLHCAGGCRTPPAKMPQELELWVQSNELSSARLRAPPSLLASLEPHPHPLSCGEVMPPPPPSE